DNA sequence from the Candidatus Fluviicola riflensis genome:
TAAAATCATTGGAATCTGAATTAGGAACCAAACAACGTTTGCTCGAAGAGCGTGAAGCACGTGTAAACGAGCTGGAAGAAGCCATGCAGCGCAAAGACGACGCGATCAAACAACTCAAAACAAAAGTTTCCAACGCTCTGAAAGGATTTGAAAACAAAGGATTGACCGTGGTTGAGAAAAACGGGAAGATTTACGTGAGCCTGGAAGCAAAATTGTTGTTCGCATCGGGAAGTACGGTGGTTGAAACTGAAGGGAAACGCGCTTTGGTAGACTTGGCGAAAGTACTCGAAAATGAAAAAGACATGGAAATCGTGGTTGAAGGCCACACCGATACGGATAAACTGGTTAGTGCTTCGCACCCAAAGAGCAATTGGGAGTTAAGCGTTTTACGCGCTACTTCAGTGGTAGAGATCATGACGACCAACAGCAAAATGAATCCGGCGCAATTGATGGCTGCCGGCCGCAGTGAGTTTCATCCGGTTGATCCGAAAGACAAAGCCAAAAATCGCCGTATTGAGATTATTATTTCACCGAATCTGAACGAGTTGTTCCAGTTGATCGGGCAATAATCAACCCTACTTTCAATCGTGATTTTTCCATTTTTCGGTCTGTTTTTCATTCTTGTCATCGGCCTTGCTGCCGGTACAGTGATTTTGATCGTTTGGCTGGTCAATAATCATTCCCGAAGTAATCAAACTTACAACACCCCGGTAAGCACAGCGCCCAATGAACGGTTCCGGATGATGGATGCAGTAAGAAACAAACGTCACCTGCTCACTTCATGGAGTAATTATAACTCGGCCGACTTACGTTCCTGGGGAAGTTATTCTTACTCCCGTTCAATGGGCGGAAACAGTGTCGCCGGAAAATTGTACGCAAAAGACGGAAATCCGGTCATTATTTTCAAACGCAGTGAACGCGGTTTTCATCCGGTTGGAGAGATTGCTGTTTGTTCCACCGCATTTGAGTACTTTTTCGTTTATTCCACCTCAAAAATTTCAATTTACTACAAACGTGAACCGTTGGGCGAACTACTCTCGAACGGCAAAATCCTTTCTCCTGAAGGCAAAGAAATCGGTTCGTGCAAACATCCTGTTAATTCGGGTTTGACCACCACTAATTTCGTTGACTTCAATACCGGCGATAAGCGTTATACCCTTGATTTATATGGCCGAACACTGGCAACTTTTTATGTCTGCCCGCGACTGGCAAACATGCGCGAAGGTGGAAGCCGTTTGAATCAGCAAAATGACACACGTATTTTTGACCTTCATTATGCGGCCACTGTAGAAGAAGAAAAATGGCTCATTGCACTGGCATTACTCGGAATCGTGCTGCACGGTTATTGGTTTAGCGAGTGATTTGACAAGAATTACGTTCTGTAATTTGCCAGACTCCCGGAAAGATAAAAATCGTTAAATTTGCCGCCAGAAACACACCTAATGTTTATTTTTCCGCCCTTAATCAAAGCACCCATGTTGCGCAAAACACGCTGTCTGTTTTTCACGATGTTTACCTTTTCGTTGTTATCGTTCGGACAGAAAGATAGTTCTCATATCCGTTTTTACCGTTTCAATGCATCTGTCAACAGGACCCATTTTTTGAACGAACTCACCAATTATGGCGGACAATACGGATTTGATGTCGGGACCGATTTTTTGCTGAAAGATCCGCACATTGGTACTGGCCTGGAATACCTTATTTGCTCTTTTGGTTTCGAATACAATTACATCAACTGGTCACGTACCAATGTTCCCACCGAAAACAGCAACGAGTTACTGATGGATATGGATTATCACCTGCAACTGCTCGGAGCGGGCTTCAGCTGTGATTTCCTGTTGGGAAAAAAACGTAATACCATTGTGGGAGTCAGCACCAACCTGCTCGTACGTTTATCGGCACAAAAAGAAGGTACATTGGTAACCATGATCAACGGTACTGAACAACAAACACCCTACACTTCCGGATTCGAATACGATGCGCTGGTATTTAGTTCCACTTTCCACGCAGGACAACGTTTCCCGTTGAAAAAACATGCAATCTATGCTGGAATCGAATACTCGTTATTTGGATTGGCTTACGAAAATGTGAATCAGCGTCTGCATCCTGAAAATGCGCGTTTGAGACTTTCATTTTATTGGTAATCAACATCTGTGGTAAAAAAACACGATTCAATTCGTGGGTAAAGCTCTCTTTCTGTGGCAAAATATAGGAACGCTAACAATCGTTAAAAACGGGCTTTGCTTAGGTAAAGACATGGTTTCTGCTTAACTTTTGACCATGAAAAATACTCTTGTCATAGGTGCTAGTACCAATCCTGAACGTTACTCGTATCGCGCGATAACACAATTGCGCAGGCATGATCATCCGGTGATTGCACTCGGTTTGAAAACCGGTGTTGTGGCAGATGTAATGATCGCCACGGAATGGAATCCAAACTGGCAGGTAGATACCATAACACTTTATCTGAATCCAAGGCGCCAGGAAGCTTTTTATGATAAAATTGTAGCATTACACCCACGGCGCGTGATCTTTAATCCCGGAACGGAAAATCCGGTGCTGGAAGGATTGCTTCATAAAACTGGAATCGAAACCGATGAAGCGTGTACGCTGGTGATGTTGTCGGTAGGGCAGTATTGAATTTGAATAAACCATGAAAATTCCCTTCTCTCTATACTCCACTAAATGGCCGCTTGATTTTCAGGAGCGGGCAGAAACTATTCGTCAAGCAGTGGGAAATTTACCCATAACAATCGATCATATTGGAAGCACTTCAGTAGTTGGACTGGGCGCCAAACCGATTATCGATATCCTGATTGGAGTGGAAAAAGAAGAAGATCTCGATCAATTGATCCGCCCGATGATGGTTTATGGTTATACCTATTTTAAGAAATACGAACAGGAAATGCCCTACAGGCGACTTTTCGTATTGTTAAAACCACTTACCGAATTGCAGCCGCCCACGATCATTGATTTGGATGATGATTATAACAGTGGTGAATTGTTCACTCCAGTAGTGAATGTACACGCCATTGTGAAAGATACGCACCACTGGACGCGACACATTGCCTTCCGCGATTTTTTGCGTGAACATCCTGATGTCACCAAACGATATCACCAGTTGAAAGAGCAGTTGTCACAACAAGAATTTGCACATCACCTGGAATACAACAACGCAAAAAATAATTTTGTGAAAGAGTTGGAACAAGAAGCGTTGATATGGTTTGAGACACCAGACAAGTCAATTGCCAACAACGGTTAGCCACAGATTGCACCGATGAACACAGATAATGAATGCCAGCATTCATTGTTGGATGATTATAATATTTAACGGAATATCATCTGTGAAAATCTGTGACATCCGTGGCACAAATGTTATTATACTAACCATTTTGGGGTGTACTATCCCAACAAAAAACCCGACTCGCATAAGCAAATCGGGTTCTATTAAGTGAATTTGATTCTTACAAAATCAAC
Encoded proteins:
- a CDS encoding CoA-binding protein; protein product: MKNTLVIGASTNPERYSYRAITQLRRHDHPVIALGLKTGVVADVMIATEWNPNWQVDTITLYLNPRRQEAFYDKIVALHPRRVIFNPGTENPVLEGLLHKTGIETDEACTLVMLSVGQY